TCCCTCCGAATCTCTCATCTCTCACCTGATCCTAAAATCTAATGCAGAATATTAGAGTGAATATCGGCCCTACGCGGAGAATTGAACGATAATATGTTACAAATTTGATTTTGTtgataataatatttccataaTCGCATCAAGAATGATAAAAGACATAAATACTAACAAGTTGAACTCATGAAACATGCATCTCACTATATTTAACTAGTAGTCATATAAACTACTAAGATAAAGCCAATAAATGCATGACTCTTTTTCCTGAGATTTCAATAGGAGTGGTCCTCTACTTTTGTTATATCAAATAAAGCTAAAATTTTTAAAGATAATGGATGTTGGCCTGTTTGCGTTGCAGGAGCAGTGCTCAAAATATACAGGTTTCCTTACTAGTGGAGAGCTCCTTCAGATTGTGGAAAGGCAGTTCCTCTATTCCTCTGCATTACTTTCTTAAATTTCATTGACCATTGACTGGCTTTATGCGTGAAGTTTGACTCTGCTCTCACAGGGAACTTGGGGAGCCGTGCATTGATAAGCTCAGTGTGACTGACCTTGTGAATCTGGAGACTCAACTACAGGCTGCACTTATACGAACAAGATCGACAAAGGTTTACCTTTCACATTGTAGATTTAACCTAGCATCTGCAAACTTAACAGTTTCCTATTTCCATTCTATGTTGTTTACTTTTTCTGTCATTTTTACTATTAGTTTTCATTTCTCTTTTTTAATTGTGAAATGAAATATTATCAGATTAGAGTTTCTGAGTTCAACCAGGTAGGGTGATAAAACACAAGTTTAATGTTTTAGTTTGTGTTTTCAAGAATTTTATGCTGTCGAATTTAATTGTGTATTCCATTAGAACTTTTAGTAACCTAGTTGCCTTGGGATTAGACCATTAGTATTTTATGTAATTTGATTACATAAGAATTAGTAACTCTTGGTATTTTAATTGCCTTGGAACtagtatttttgttattttgagaATCCTTAGAACTAGCATTAGTACTCTATTAGTCATCTCATTTGCATTAGGAAAAAAACTCATTCaatcataataatattttcagaaTGATATTAGTTTTTCTCTGAATCCAGGGTTCTAATTGTTTCATTTGAAACACCCCTTCCACCACACCAAATTGGTTTTTGTTAATAGAATTCCACATGGACCAGGTTGAGGACAGTT
This DNA window, taken from Henckelia pumila isolate YLH828 unplaced genomic scaffold, ASM3356847v2 CTG_601:::fragment_2:::debris, whole genome shotgun sequence, encodes the following:
- the LOC140873458 gene encoding agamous-like MADS-box protein AGL27 isoform X2; this encodes MDVGLFALQEQCSKYTGFLTSGELLQIVERELGEPCIDKLSVTDLVNLETQLQAALIRTRSTKTRLLLDSISSLNEQEKMLAEDNKQMEEKIVGSKNHHGMNMIDLNVVADSQTTGAQQHHLVGLL